A section of the Pseudomonas sp. FP453 genome encodes:
- a CDS encoding TolC family outer membrane protein: MLRKLSLALAVSCATNGMVWAAEAPLSANTDLVSVYQEAVNNNADLAAARAQYGAQKEVVPQARAGLLPNLSAGADSNNVRTQLAQPAGTANRDAHSWRATLSQPLFRADRWFQLQAAEAVNEQAALQLSATEQNLILQSAENYFAVLRAQDNLASTKAEENAFKRQLDQSNERFDVGLSDKTDVLQSQASYDTARANRILAQRQVEDAFEALITLTNRQYNSIQGIVHSLPVLPPLPNDAKSWVDTAGRQNLNLLASNFAVTAAEETLKQRKAGHAPTLDAVAQYERGDNDALGFSNPNAFGTPYRGDVEQRTVGLRLNIPLYSGGLTSSQVRESYSRLDQTEQQREGLRRQVVENTRNLHRAVNTDVEQVQARRQSIISNQSAVEATEIGYQVGTRNIVDVLDSQRQLYSSVRNYNNSRYDYILDNLRLKQAAGTLNPGDLQELARYLKADYNPDRDFLPPDLAKAAAEQLKARPSY; encoded by the coding sequence ATGCTGCGCAAACTCTCACTGGCTCTTGCCGTGTCTTGTGCGACCAATGGAATGGTTTGGGCAGCAGAAGCGCCCTTGTCCGCCAACACTGACTTGGTCAGCGTCTACCAGGAAGCGGTGAACAACAACGCCGACCTGGCCGCCGCCCGCGCCCAATACGGCGCACAAAAGGAAGTGGTGCCCCAGGCCCGCGCCGGCTTGCTGCCGAACCTGTCGGCCGGTGCCGACAGCAACAACGTGCGCACCCAGCTCGCACAGCCCGCCGGCACCGCCAATCGCGACGCGCATTCCTGGCGCGCGACCCTGAGTCAGCCGCTGTTCCGCGCCGACCGCTGGTTCCAGCTGCAAGCCGCCGAAGCCGTCAACGAGCAGGCCGCCCTGCAACTGTCGGCCACCGAACAGAACCTGATCCTGCAAAGCGCCGAAAACTACTTCGCCGTGCTGCGTGCCCAGGACAACCTGGCCTCCACCAAGGCCGAAGAAAATGCCTTCAAGCGCCAGTTGGACCAATCCAACGAACGCTTCGACGTCGGCCTGTCGGACAAGACCGACGTGCTGCAATCCCAGGCCAGCTACGACACCGCCCGCGCCAACCGCATCCTCGCCCAGCGCCAGGTGGAAGACGCGTTCGAAGCGCTGATCACCCTGACCAATCGCCAATACAACTCGATCCAGGGCATCGTCCACAGCCTGCCAGTGCTGCCGCCGCTGCCGAACGACGCCAAGTCCTGGGTCGACACCGCCGGCCGCCAGAACCTCAACCTGCTGGCCAGCAACTTCGCGGTGACGGCCGCCGAAGAAACCCTCAAGCAACGCAAGGCCGGCCACGCGCCGACCCTCGACGCCGTGGCGCAGTACGAACGAGGCGACAACGACGCCCTCGGTTTCAGCAACCCGAATGCCTTTGGCACGCCGTACCGTGGCGATGTGGAACAACGCACCGTCGGCCTGCGCCTGAACATCCCGCTGTACAGCGGCGGCCTGACCAGCTCGCAAGTGCGCGAATCCTACTCACGCCTGGACCAGACCGAGCAGCAACGCGAAGGCCTGCGCCGCCAGGTGGTGGAAAACACGCGCAACCTGCACCGCGCGGTGAACACCGACGTGGAACAGGTACAGGCGCGCCGCCAGTCGATCATCTCCAACCAGAGCGCGGTGGAAGCCACGGAAATCGGTTATCAGGTGGGGACGCGCAACATCGTCGATGTGCTGGATTCACAACGCCAGCTGTATTCGTCGGTGCGCAATTACAACAACAGCCGATATGACTACATCCTCGACAACCTGCGCTTGAAGCAGGCGGCGGGGACGTTGAACCCGGGGGATTTGCAGGAGTTGGCGCGGTATCTGAAGGCGGACTACAACCCAGACCGGGATTTCCTGCCGCCGGATCTGGCCAAGGCTGCGGCTGAGCAGCTAAAGGCCCGTCCAAGTTACTAA
- the thiC gene encoding phosphomethylpyrimidine synthase ThiC, with protein MTTKLKNTVHLSESAKVDSGSVQPFTRSQKVYVQGTRPDIRVPMREISLDVTPTDFGGEINAPVVVYDTSGPYTDPNVIIDVRKGLADVRSPWIEVRDDTERLSGLSSHFGQQRLSDAELTALRFAHVKNPRRAKAGANVTQMHYARKGIITAEMEYVAIRENMKLEEARASGLLDQQHAGHSFGASVPKIITPEFVREEIARGRAIIPANINHTELEPMIIGRNFLVKINGNIGNSALGSSIEEEVAKLTWGIRWGSDTVMDLSTGKHIHETREWIIRNSPVPIGTVPIYQALEKVGGAAEDLTWELFRDTLVEQAEQGVDYFTIHAGVLLRYVPLTAKRVTGIVSRGGSIMAKWCLAHHKENFTYTHFDEICEIMKAYDVSFSLGDGLRPGSIADANDAAQFGELETLGELTKTAWKHDVQTMIEGPGHVPMQLIKENMDKQLECCDEAPFYTLGPLTTDIAPGYDHITSGIGAAMIGWFGCAMLCYVTPKEHLGLPNKDDVKTGIITYKIAAHAADLAKGHPGAQIRDNALSKARFEFRWEDQFNLGLDPDTARSYHDETLPKDSAKVAHFCSMCGPKFCSMKITQEVREYAANQRIDAVDVDVAKGLAEQAERFKQEGSQLYKKV; from the coding sequence ATGACGACAAAACTAAAAAATACCGTGCATTTGAGTGAATCGGCCAAGGTCGACTCCGGCTCCGTGCAGCCCTTTACCCGCTCGCAAAAAGTCTACGTGCAGGGCACTCGCCCGGACATCCGCGTGCCGATGCGCGAGATCAGCCTGGACGTGACCCCCACCGATTTCGGCGGTGAAATCAACGCGCCCGTGGTGGTCTATGACACCTCCGGCCCCTACACCGACCCCAACGTCATCATCGACGTGCGCAAAGGCCTGGCCGATGTGCGCTCGCCGTGGATCGAAGTGCGCGACGACACCGAACGCCTCTCGGGCCTCAGCTCGCACTTCGGCCAGCAGCGCCTCAGCGACGCCGAGCTGACTGCGCTGCGCTTCGCCCACGTGAAGAACCCACGCCGCGCCAAGGCCGGCGCCAACGTCACGCAGATGCACTACGCGCGCAAAGGCATCATCACCGCCGAGATGGAATACGTCGCCATCCGCGAAAACATGAAGCTCGAAGAAGCCCGCGCCAGCGGCCTGCTGGACCAGCAACACGCCGGCCACAGCTTTGGCGCCAGCGTGCCGAAGATCATCACCCCGGAATTCGTGCGCGAAGAAATCGCCCGTGGCCGCGCGATCATCCCGGCCAACATCAACCACACCGAACTGGAACCGATGATCATTGGCCGTAACTTCCTGGTGAAGATCAACGGCAACATCGGCAACAGCGCGCTGGGTTCGTCCATCGAAGAAGAAGTGGCGAAACTGACCTGGGGCATTCGCTGGGGTTCGGACACCGTGATGGACCTGTCCACCGGCAAGCACATCCACGAAACCCGCGAGTGGATCATCCGCAACTCGCCGGTGCCGATCGGTACGGTGCCGATCTACCAGGCCCTGGAAAAAGTCGGCGGCGCCGCCGAAGACCTGACCTGGGAACTGTTCCGCGACACCCTGGTGGAGCAGGCCGAGCAGGGCGTCGACTACTTCACCATCCACGCCGGTGTGTTGCTGCGCTATGTGCCGCTGACCGCCAAGCGCGTCACCGGCATCGTCTCCCGTGGCGGCTCGATCATGGCCAAGTGGTGCCTGGCACACCACAAAGAGAACTTCACCTACACGCATTTCGACGAAATCTGCGAAATCATGAAGGCCTATGACGTCAGCTTCTCCCTCGGCGACGGCCTGCGCCCGGGCTCGATTGCCGACGCCAACGACGCCGCGCAATTCGGCGAGCTGGAAACCCTCGGCGAGCTGACCAAGACCGCCTGGAAACACGACGTGCAAACCATGATCGAAGGCCCGGGCCACGTGCCGATGCAGCTGATCAAGGAGAACATGGACAAGCAGTTGGAGTGCTGCGACGAAGCGCCGTTCTACACCCTCGGCCCGCTGACCACCGACATTGCGCCGGGCTACGACCACATCACCTCCGGGATCGGTGCGGCAATGATCGGCTGGTTCGGCTGCGCGATGCTCTGCTACGTGACGCCCAAGGAACACTTGGGTTTGCCGAACAAGGATGACGTCAAAACCGGGATCATCACCTACAAGATCGCGGCCCATGCGGCGGACTTGGCCAAAGGGCATCCGGGCGCGCAGATCCGCGACAACGCCTTGAGCAAGGCGCGCTTCGAATTCCGTTGGGAAGACCAGTTCAACCTGGGCCTGGATCCGGACACCGCGCGTTCGTACCACGATGAAACGCTGCCGAAGGATTCGGCCAAGGTCGCGCATTTCTGCTCGATGTGCGGGCCGAAGTTCTGCTCGATGAAGATCACCCAGGAAGTGCGCGAGTACGCGGCCAACCAGCGCATCGACGCGGTGGATGTGGATGTGGCCAAGGGCTTGGCGGAGCAGGCGGAGCGGTTCAAGCAGGAAGGTAGCCAGCTGTACAAGAAGGTCTGA
- the cytX gene encoding putative hydroxymethylpyrimidine transporter CytX yields MSIQPSTYSPDTAVPSDKRVFGARDLFSLWFSLGIGLMVLQTGALLAPGLGLSGSLLAIFLGTLVGVLLLAAVGVIGSDTGLSAMAALKLSLGAKGASLPALLNLLQLIGWGSFEIIVMRDAASLLGTRAFSDGSLLASPLLWTLFFGGLATLLAVSGPLTFVRQILRKWGIWLLLAACLWLTWNLFAKADLAALWAQAGDGSLPFAVGFDIAIAMPLSWLPLIADYSRFGKRAKSVFGGTALGFFIGNFWLMSLGVAYTLAFAPSGEVNALLLALAGAGLGIPLLLILLDESENAFADIHSAAVSSGMLLRLKVEHLALAIGVVCTLIACFAPLAQYQNFLLLIGSVFAPLFGVVLVDHFILRHRGQGVVAALRWPALVAWLGGIGTYHLLANLYPDVGATLPALVLAGLLQLILGRAFSGARAPVQA; encoded by the coding sequence TTGAGCATTCAACCGAGTACCTACTCCCCTGATACCGCAGTGCCGAGCGACAAACGCGTCTTCGGCGCCCGCGACCTGTTCTCCCTGTGGTTTTCCCTCGGCATCGGCCTGATGGTCCTGCAAACCGGCGCCTTGCTCGCGCCCGGCCTGGGCTTGTCCGGTTCGTTGCTGGCGATCTTCCTCGGCACCCTGGTGGGCGTGTTGCTGCTGGCCGCCGTTGGCGTGATCGGCAGTGACACCGGCCTGTCCGCCATGGCCGCGCTGAAACTCAGCCTCGGTGCCAAAGGCGCGAGCCTGCCGGCGCTGCTCAACCTGTTGCAGCTGATCGGCTGGGGCTCGTTCGAAATCATCGTGATGCGCGACGCCGCCAGCCTGTTGGGCACGCGGGCATTCAGTGACGGCAGCCTGTTGGCCAGCCCGTTGCTGTGGACGCTGTTTTTTGGTGGTTTGGCGACCTTGCTGGCTGTTAGCGGCCCGCTGACGTTTGTGCGCCAGATCCTGCGCAAATGGGGCATCTGGCTGCTGCTCGCCGCCTGCCTGTGGCTGACCTGGAACCTGTTCGCCAAGGCCGACCTCGCCGCGCTCTGGGCCCAGGCCGGTGACGGTTCGCTGCCGTTTGCGGTGGGTTTCGACATTGCCATCGCCATGCCGCTGTCGTGGCTGCCGCTGATCGCCGATTACTCACGGTTCGGCAAGCGCGCCAAGAGCGTGTTCGGCGGCACGGCGTTGGGGTTCTTTATCGGTAATTTCTGGCTGATGAGCCTGGGCGTGGCCTACACCCTGGCGTTTGCGCCCAGCGGTGAAGTGAATGCGCTGCTGTTGGCCTTGGCCGGTGCCGGCCTGGGGATTCCGCTGTTGCTGATCCTGCTGGATGAGTCGGAAAACGCCTTTGCCGATATCCACTCGGCGGCGGTGTCCAGCGGCATGCTATTGCGCTTGAAGGTCGAGCACCTGGCCCTGGCGATTGGCGTGGTCTGTACACTGATCGCCTGTTTTGCGCCGTTGGCCCAGTACCAGAATTTCCTGCTGCTGATCGGTTCGGTGTTTGCGCCACTGTTTGGCGTGGTGCTGGTGGATCACTTCATCCTGCGCCACCGTGGCCAGGGTGTGGTCGCCGCGCTGCGTTGGCCGGCGTTGGTGGCCTGGCTGGGCGGCATCGGTACCTACCACTTGCTGGCCAATCTGTATCCGGATGTCGGCGCGACCCTGCCGGCGCTGGTGCTGGCAGGGCTGTTGCAGCTCATCCTCGGTCGCGCCTTCAGCGGCGCGCGGGCACCAGTTCAGGCTTGA
- a CDS encoding RsiV family protein produces the protein MSLLKIASVACIALTLGACQSLFQPSWRTPLEATREATEQSKQGCASADCPLVNIDTVHFAMEPKLDALIEQRLLEMTQADPLPTSLATYSEQFLRSAAPRNSMYLQAKVREQHDGLVIIELSSYLDQGATHGEPGRAFINYSRQQQKALSLTDMLLPGKEGAFWKAAQVAHNSWLISTRLSLEPEFVKTYPFQKTPNVALTYGGVILKYPTTTIAPYALGHVELQIPYSRLEGILKPELVPARR, from the coding sequence ATGTCGCTTTTAAAAATCGCCTCCGTGGCCTGCATCGCCCTGACCCTGGGTGCCTGCCAAAGCCTGTTTCAACCAAGCTGGCGCACGCCGCTGGAAGCCACCCGCGAGGCCACCGAGCAAAGCAAGCAGGGTTGCGCCAGCGCCGACTGCCCGCTGGTGAACATCGACACCGTGCACTTCGCCATGGAGCCCAAGCTGGATGCCTTGATCGAACAGCGCCTGCTGGAAATGACCCAGGCCGACCCGCTGCCCACCAGCCTGGCGACCTACAGCGAACAATTCCTGCGCAGCGCCGCGCCACGCAACAGCATGTATTTGCAGGCCAAGGTACGTGAGCAGCATGACGGCTTGGTGATCATCGAGCTGTCCAGCTACCTCGACCAGGGCGCCACCCACGGCGAGCCGGGCCGTGCGTTCATCAACTATTCGCGCCAGCAGCAAAAAGCCCTGTCGTTGACCGACATGCTGCTGCCCGGCAAGGAAGGCGCCTTCTGGAAAGCCGCCCAGGTCGCCCACAACAGCTGGCTGATCAGCACCCGCCTGAGCCTGGAGCCGGAGTTCGTGAAGACCTACCCCTTCCAGAAAACCCCGAACGTGGCGCTGACCTACGGTGGCGTGATCCTCAAGTACCCCACCACCACCATCGCGCCGTATGCCCTGGGCCACGTCGAGTTGCAGATTCCCTACTCGCGCCTGGAAGGCATCCTCAAGCCTGAACTGGTGCCCGCGCGCCGCTGA
- a CDS encoding NUDIX domain-containing protein — MTDIAKSAPSKIEIVQHDTAFKGFYQLDRLQLRHEKFDGGMSRVINREVFVRHDAVCVLPYDPQRDEVVLNEQFRVGAMGRTDNPWLIEMVAGLIDKDEQPEEVAHREAEEEAGLTFSALWPITKYFPSPGGSTEFVHLYLGRCDSTGVGGVHGLEEEAEDIRVTTWAFEDALQAVRDGRISNAASIIALQWLALNRAEVRGLWQ; from the coding sequence ATGACGGACATTGCGAAATCGGCGCCGAGCAAAATCGAAATTGTTCAGCACGACACAGCTTTCAAGGGCTTCTATCAGCTTGATCGCCTGCAACTGCGCCACGAGAAATTCGACGGCGGCATGAGCCGGGTGATCAATCGCGAAGTCTTCGTTCGTCATGATGCCGTGTGTGTCTTGCCCTACGACCCACAGCGCGACGAAGTGGTCTTGAACGAGCAGTTCCGCGTCGGCGCCATGGGCCGTACCGACAACCCCTGGCTGATCGAAATGGTCGCCGGCCTGATCGACAAGGACGAGCAACCGGAGGAGGTTGCACACCGTGAGGCCGAGGAGGAAGCTGGGCTGACCTTCTCCGCCTTGTGGCCGATCACCAAGTATTTCCCGTCGCCCGGCGGCAGCACCGAATTTGTCCACTTGTACCTGGGTCGTTGCGACAGCACCGGGGTAGGTGGCGTCCATGGATTGGAAGAAGAGGCCGAAGATATCCGCGTCACCACCTGGGCCTTCGAAGATGCCCTGCAAGCGGTGCGCGACGGCAGGATTTCCAACGCAGCCAGCATTATCGCCCTGCAATGGCTTGCGCTTAATCGCGCGGAAGTGAGGGGGTTATGGCAGTAA
- a CDS encoding DUF1249 domain-containing protein — protein MAVKARERYRVDLIGLQAACEANYARLMRLLPDMRHAPAARRIGVTHGDQMLGVLTLEVIVNCPYTTTLRVRQEHSLPWLPVPQLEVQVYHDARMAEVISAEHARRFRSIYPYPNVFMHQPDEKAQLNVFLGEWLSHCLALGHEFEAVR, from the coding sequence ATGGCAGTAAAGGCACGGGAACGTTACCGGGTTGACCTGATCGGGCTGCAAGCAGCCTGCGAGGCCAACTATGCGCGGCTGATGCGCCTGCTCCCCGATATGCGCCACGCCCCGGCGGCGCGGCGCATCGGTGTGACCCATGGCGATCAGATGCTCGGCGTGCTGACCCTGGAAGTCATCGTCAACTGCCCGTACACCACCACCCTGCGCGTGCGCCAGGAACACAGCCTGCCGTGGCTGCCGGTGCCGCAACTGGAAGTGCAGGTGTACCACGACGCGCGCATGGCCGAAGTGATCAGCGCCGAACATGCGCGGCGCTTTCGCAGCATCTATCCTTACCCGAATGTGTTCATGCACCAGCCCGATGAGAAAGCACAGCTCAATGTGTTCCTCGGTGAATGGTTGAGTCACTGCCTGGCCCTGGGCCATGAGTTCGAAGCGGTGCGGTAG
- the cpdA gene encoding 3',5'-cyclic-AMP phosphodiesterase, with product MPSVTTVNPDAPALLVQLSDSHLFAEADGTLLGMNTRESLQRVIELVRVQQPRIDLMLATGDLSQDGTLESYQLFRDLTRQIDAPARWIPGNHDEPQVMALAAMRSDLLEPVVDIGNWRVTLLDSAVPGSVPGYLQDQQLQLLAQALSEAPGRHHLVCFHHHPVSIGCAWMEPIGLRNPDALFAVLDRFPQVKAVLWGHVHQEIDRERNGVRLLASPSTCIQFAPGSEDFKVSEQAPGYRWLRLHADGRLETGVERVTDFAFTVDYGSNGY from the coding sequence TTGCCGAGCGTAACCACCGTGAACCCCGATGCACCTGCGTTGCTGGTGCAACTGTCCGACAGCCACCTGTTTGCCGAGGCCGACGGCACGCTGCTGGGCATGAACACCCGTGAAAGCCTGCAACGGGTGATCGAGCTGGTGCGCGTGCAGCAGCCGCGGATCGACTTGATGCTGGCCACGGGGGACTTGTCCCAGGACGGCACGCTTGAGTCCTACCAGCTATTTCGCGACCTGACCCGGCAGATCGACGCCCCGGCGCGCTGGATTCCCGGCAATCACGACGAACCCCAGGTCATGGCCCTCGCCGCCATGCGCAGTGATTTGCTGGAGCCGGTGGTCGATATCGGCAACTGGCGCGTCACCCTGCTGGATTCCGCCGTGCCGGGCTCGGTGCCGGGTTACCTGCAAGACCAGCAACTGCAATTGCTCGCCCAGGCCCTGAGCGAAGCGCCGGGCCGCCATCACCTGGTGTGCTTCCACCATCATCCGGTGTCCATCGGCTGTGCGTGGATGGAGCCCATCGGCCTGCGCAATCCCGACGCGCTGTTTGCCGTGCTGGATCGCTTTCCGCAGGTCAAGGCGGTGCTCTGGGGCCATGTGCACCAGGAAATCGACCGCGAGCGCAACGGCGTGCGGCTGCTGGCCTCGCCGTCCACCTGCATCCAGTTCGCGCCGGGCAGCGAGGATTTCAAGGTCAGCGAGCAGGCGCCGGGGTATCGCTGGTTGCGCTTGCATGCCGACGGGCGGTTGGAGACGGGTGTGGAGCGGGTTACAGACTTTGCCTTTACCGTGGATTACGGCAGCAACGGCTACTAA
- the parE gene encoding DNA topoisomerase IV subunit B encodes MATPSASSYNADAIEVLSGLDPVRKRPGMYTDTSRPNHLAQEVIDNSVDEALAGHAKSVHVILHADHSLEVSDDGRGMPVDIHPEEGVPGVELILTKLHAGGKFSNKNYQFSGGLHGVGISVVNALSTLVRVRVKRDGNEYEMTFADGYKATDLAVIGTVGKRNTGTSVYFAPDPKYFDSPKFSISRLKHVLKAKAVLCPGLLVTFEDKGTGEKVEWHYEDGLRSYLEDSVSDFERLPNEPFCGSLAGNKEAVDWALLWLPEGGDSVQESYVNLIPTAQGGTHVNGLRQGLLDAMREFCEYRSLLPRGVKLAPEDVWERIAFVLSMKMQEPQFSGQTKERLSSREAAAFVSGVVKDAFSLWLNEHPELGLALAELAINNAGRRLKASKKVERKRITAGPALPGKLADCAGQDPMRSELFLVEGDSAGGSAKQARDKEFQAILPLRGKILNTWEVDGSEVLASQEVHNIAVAIGVDPGAADMSQLRYGKICILADADSDGLHIATLLCALFVQHFRPLVDAGHVYVAMPPLYRIDLGKEIFYALDEAERDGILDRLVAEKKRGKPQVTRFKGLGEMNPPQLRETTMDPNTRRLVQLTLEDYAATSEMMDMLLAKKRAPDRKSWLESKGNLAEVLG; translated from the coding sequence ATGGCCACTCCCAGCGCTAGCTCTTATAACGCCGACGCCATCGAAGTCCTCTCGGGCCTCGACCCGGTGCGCAAACGCCCCGGCATGTACACCGACACCAGCCGGCCGAACCACCTTGCCCAGGAAGTCATCGACAACAGCGTCGACGAAGCCCTGGCCGGCCACGCCAAGTCGGTGCATGTCATTCTTCACGCTGACCACTCCCTGGAAGTGTCCGACGACGGCCGCGGCATGCCGGTGGACATCCACCCGGAAGAGGGCGTACCGGGCGTCGAGCTGATCCTCACCAAGCTGCACGCCGGCGGCAAGTTCTCCAACAAGAACTACCAGTTCTCCGGTGGCTTGCACGGCGTGGGGATTTCCGTGGTCAACGCCCTGTCCACGCTGGTGCGGGTCAGGGTCAAGCGCGACGGCAACGAATACGAGATGACCTTCGCCGATGGCTACAAAGCCACCGACCTGGCCGTGATCGGCACCGTAGGCAAGCGCAACACCGGTACCAGCGTGTACTTCGCGCCGGACCCGAAATACTTCGATTCGCCGAAATTCTCCATCAGCCGCCTCAAGCACGTGCTCAAGGCCAAGGCTGTGCTGTGCCCGGGGCTGCTCGTCACCTTTGAAGACAAAGGCACCGGCGAGAAGGTCGAGTGGCACTACGAAGACGGCCTGCGTTCTTACCTGGAAGACTCCGTCAGCGACTTCGAACGCCTGCCCAACGAGCCGTTCTGCGGCAGCCTGGCGGGTAACAAGGAAGCCGTCGACTGGGCGCTGTTGTGGCTGCCCGAAGGTGGCGACAGTGTGCAGGAAAGCTACGTCAACCTGATCCCCACGGCCCAGGGCGGCACCCACGTCAACGGCTTGCGCCAGGGCTTGCTGGATGCCATGCGCGAATTCTGCGAATACCGCAGCCTGCTGCCGCGCGGCGTGAAGCTGGCGCCGGAAGACGTGTGGGAGCGCATTGCGTTCGTGCTGTCGATGAAAATGCAGGAGCCGCAATTCTCCGGCCAGACCAAAGAGCGCCTGTCGTCCCGCGAGGCGGCGGCGTTTGTCTCCGGCGTGGTCAAGGACGCGTTCAGCCTGTGGCTCAATGAACACCCTGAGCTGGGCCTGGCCCTGGCGGAGCTGGCGATCAACAACGCCGGCCGTCGCTTGAAGGCCAGCAAGAAAGTCGAGCGCAAGCGCATCACCGCAGGCCCGGCACTGCCGGGCAAGCTGGCCGATTGCGCCGGGCAAGACCCGATGCGCTCCGAACTGTTCCTGGTGGAAGGTGATTCCGCCGGCGGTTCCGCCAAGCAAGCGCGGGATAAGGAGTTTCAGGCGATCCTGCCGTTGCGCGGCAAGATCCTCAACACCTGGGAAGTCGATGGCAGCGAAGTCCTGGCCAGCCAGGAAGTGCATAACATCGCCGTGGCCATCGGCGTCGATCCGGGCGCGGCGGACATGAGCCAGCTGCGCTACGGCAAGATCTGCATCCTCGCCGACGCCGACTCCGACGGCCTGCACATCGCTACCTTGCTGTGCGCGCTGTTCGTCCAGCACTTCCGCCCGTTGGTGGATGCCGGTCACGTCTACGTCGCCATGCCGCCGCTGTACCGCATCGACCTGGGCAAGGAGATTTTCTACGCCCTCGACGAAGCCGAGCGCGATGGCATCCTCGACCGCCTGGTGGCCGAGAAGAAACGCGGCAAGCCACAGGTCACGCGATTCAAAGGCCTGGGTGAAATGAACCCGCCGCAACTGCGCGAAACCACCATGGACCCGAACACCCGTCGCCTGGTGCAGTTGACCCTGGAAGACTACGCCGCCACGTCGGAAATGATGGACATGCTGCTGGCGAAAAAACGCGCACCGGACCGCAAGTCCTGGCTGGAATCCAAAGGCAACCTTGCCGAGGTGCTGGGCTGA
- a CDS encoding esterase-like activity of phytase family protein has product MRTGFALAILMWSGLVATSVVAAPVAELKLVSEHAVDGMRGGNLSGLALCGKELWTVSDRDDDQIYRLDISAPTWQAETVKIDVPPVPESGLPWGLRSRTKAASFIRGGDLDFEGISCDAAGNRYIVSEAHAAVLQVPVNGVPEWLKIAPGMVREARASGMLLHFNALFEGLAINPEGNQIWLAAERERRGLISIKRGQSVWDCDGPCVLLSEAGQEVQPVKFTNAKAVSKDFADLALFNGKLFTLERNAFQICRRDAVTAKVELCWSFADETLTPERRYPQAYGLAEALVVDADGAWLGIDNNFGPRADGEKRPVVYRFAAPAGGWSAQP; this is encoded by the coding sequence ATGCGCACAGGTTTCGCCCTGGCGATCCTGATGTGGAGCGGGTTGGTGGCGACCTCGGTCGTTGCCGCGCCCGTGGCTGAACTGAAACTCGTCTCCGAACACGCGGTGGACGGCATGCGCGGCGGCAATCTGTCGGGCCTGGCCTTGTGTGGCAAGGAGCTGTGGACGGTTTCCGACCGCGACGACGACCAGATCTATCGCCTGGATATCAGCGCGCCGACCTGGCAGGCCGAAACGGTGAAGATCGACGTGCCGCCAGTGCCGGAGTCCGGCTTGCCCTGGGGGTTGCGCTCGCGCACCAAGGCCGCGTCGTTCATTCGCGGTGGCGACCTGGATTTTGAAGGCATCAGCTGCGATGCCGCGGGTAACCGCTACATCGTCAGTGAAGCCCATGCGGCGGTGCTGCAAGTGCCGGTGAACGGCGTGCCCGAGTGGTTGAAGATCGCCCCGGGCATGGTGCGTGAAGCGCGGGCCAGTGGCATGTTGCTGCACTTCAATGCGTTGTTTGAGGGGCTGGCGATCAATCCCGAGGGCAATCAGATTTGGCTGGCAGCCGAGCGCGAAAGGCGCGGCCTAATCTCGATCAAGCGCGGGCAAAGCGTTTGGGATTGCGATGGCCCCTGTGTATTGCTGAGCGAAGCCGGCCAGGAAGTGCAGCCGGTCAAGTTCACCAATGCCAAGGCCGTGTCCAAGGACTTTGCCGACCTGGCCCTGTTCAACGGCAAGCTGTTTACCCTGGAGCGCAATGCGTTCCAGATCTGCCGGCGCGATGCGGTCACGGCCAAGGTCGAGCTGTGCTGGTCGTTTGCCGACGAGACCCTGACGCCTGAGCGGCGCTATCCTCAGGCCTACGGCCTGGCTGAAGCCCTGGTGGTGGACGCGGACGGCGCCTGGTTGGGCATCGACAACAATTTCGGCCCCCGCGCCGATGGTGAAAAACGCCCGGTGGTCTATCGTTTCGCCGCCCCGGCCGGTGGCTGGAGTGCCCAGCCATGA